A portion of the Haemorhous mexicanus isolate bHaeMex1 chromosome 3, bHaeMex1.pri, whole genome shotgun sequence genome contains these proteins:
- the SDC1 gene encoding syndecan-1, giving the protein MINVVALWLVALCFQAAVPQTTNLNLPPEDLDSSGDEDDAFSGSGAGPLTDQSRTWKIPGESTNSSIAAPPVDFSEQPFHGIESRTEKEAISPSATSNPVTEEPVVAVKDEVSILGSPDGKPTSHVLTTTVRSPTTHFPSVVHVTPSEASAVVHEIEPKIPSSDVPDTKDVPEPHSTVHGEGEVAATPVATAPRDVAPTHEEVSEVGSGDPGDFILTKDEDIPPTQNSEVLADSERNAKAAGASGIMDRKEVLGGVIAGGLVGLVFAVFLVAFMLYRMKKKDEGSYSLDEPKQSNGGYQKPHKQEEFYA; this is encoded by the exons CAAACTACAAATCTGAACCTTCCCCCTGAAGACCTTGATTCATCTGGTGATGAGGACGATGCATTCTCAGGTTCAGGTGCAG gTCCCCTGACTGATCAGTCTCGCACCTGGAAAATCCCAGGAGAATCAACTAATTCCTCAATAGCGGCACCACCAGTGGATTTCAGTGAACAGCCATTTCATGGGATTGAGAGCAGAACTGAAAAGGAAGCAATATCCCCTTCTGCAACCAGTAATCCAGTGACAGAGGAGCCAGTTGTAGCTGTGAAGGATGAAGTATCCATCCTGGGCTCACCTGATGGGAAACCAACAAGCCATGTACTCACAACAACAGTGAGAAGTCCCACTACTCACTTTCCTTCCGTGGTTCATGTGACTCCTTCAGAAGCCTCTGCTGTGGTCCATGAGATTGAGCCTAAAATCCCCAGCTCTGATGTGCCAGACACCAAGGATGTGCCCGAGCCCCACTCTACTGTCCATGGTGAGGGGGAGGTCGCTGCCACCCCCGTGGCCACAGCTCCAAGGGATGTTGCTCCTACACATGAGGAGGTTTCTGAAGTTGGCTCTGGAGACCCG GGAGACTTCATCTTGACTAAAGACGAGGACATTCCCCCCACTCAGAACTCAGAAGTACTGGCTGACTCTGAGAGGAATGCCAAAGCAGCAGGAGCCTCAGGAATTATGGACAGAAAAGAAGTTCTTGGAG GTGTTATTGCTGGAGGACTTGTAGGCTTGGTGTTTGCAGTGTTTCTAGTTGCATTTATGCTGtacagaatgaagaaaaaagatgaaGGCAGCTATTCACTGGATGAACCAAAACAGTCTAATGGAGGATAccaaaaaccacacaaacaaGAGGAATTCTATGCATAA